Proteins from a genomic interval of Phlebotomus papatasi isolate M1 chromosome 3, Ppap_2.1, whole genome shotgun sequence:
- the LOC129806150 gene encoding uncharacterized protein LOC129806150, translating to MDDKIGVPEALGKNRKPARDCIAPKRQKLEEKMKEVSAKDKDGLYAIRVLTEQKLILQKKIPPMKEKILLTPDSPLISNLVSPDVSQGTDLAAFDPINSLSKQIQEYPEFSLKCKKTVEKLRADLREKDAKVRELQVECEKSDRIIRDMIESNHRKNLELELKLRSLKVRTKNLDDRISSFETVIQDRKECIETLEKKKQYLTEDYDKFIENFTK from the exons ATGGACGATAAAATAGGAGTTCCGGAGGCGCTAGGGAAGAATCGTAAACCAGCCAGAGATTGTATAGCTCCGAAGAGACAGAAACTCGAGGAGAAAATGAAGGAAGTTTCTGCGAAAGACAAGGATGGCCTCTATGCAATTCGTGTTCTGACGGAGCAGAAACTCATTCTCCAGAAGAAAATCCCTCCAATGAAGGAGAAGATCTTGCTCACTCCAGATTCTCCGCTGATTAGTAACTTGGTCTCGCCGGACGTATCCCAGGGAACTGATTTAGCGGCATTTGATCCTATCAACAGCCTCTCCAAGCAGATCCAGGAGTATCCAGAG TTCTCCCTGAAGTGCAAGAAAACGGTAGAGAAATTGCGAGCAGATCTTCGGGAAAAGGATGCAAAGGTCAGGGAACTTCAGGTTGAATGCGAGAAGTCGGACAGGATTATCCGGGATATGATTGAGAGCAATCACAGGAAGAATCTCGAATTGGAATTGAAATTGCGATCTCTCAA GGTGAGAACGAAGAATCTGGACGACAGGATTTCATCCTTCGAAACTGTGATCCAAGACAGAAAGGAATGCATTGAGACTctggagaaaaagaaacaatacCTCACAGAAGACTACGAtaagtttattgaaaatttcaccaaataa